TAAGTgtcttcctcctgttttttgagggggagctgctggttttttctcttctggagCATGCAGAAGTTGGGATGGGTTTTGCTGGGCTCAAGTTAACCCCCATTGAGGATGAGGGATTTGGAGGGCGGCTTTCAGCACAGctagtttttcctcttctagaCCCCAAATTCACGTCTCACTTCCCAGGACTTGTCGTGCAGCCTGGATCTAAGCTGGGCTCATCACCCAATACCACTTTTATGCTGGGACCTGGTTATTCTCTGAGCAGGGCACAACAGGAGAGAGGGCTCCTGGTACAACTTGCATGTGCCTTCCAGGGTTGTTGCTGGTTAAATCGGGCACAAGGGAGAACATTACCTTTGCAAACCCGCTTTTAACCCCCTTTGAGGAGGGATGAACCTTTGCAGCTGAGGTTTGTGGTAGCCTAGGGAAAACGGACTAGTTCCCTCCGCATGGAAAAAGTGCTGTCGGCCCTCATGGTGCTCTCTTACCCCTAGATGTAGGAGGAGGGTATCCCAACGGGCCTGCAATTTGGTACTTAACAGCCTGTCAAAAGCTGCCTTGTTGTCTGACAGCTTGTTAAGTACCATGGTCGGTGCCCGAGGAGCGATGAGCAGTCGATATATCTACACCAGGATGCGGGGATGCTCAGTGCTTGTCGCTGTTGCAGGTATTTTAACTACCGCACAACCCGCTTTCTGGCGGAGGAGGGCTTCTACAAATTCCACAACTGGTTTGACGACCGAGCGTGGTACCCCTTGGGCAGGATTATCGGTGGGACCATTTATCCAGGTAAGCCATCAGGCTTTTGCTGAGCTGAAACGCACCTCATGCGAGGGAAAATCAGGAGAGGGGTGGGTCGTGCACCCAGAGCAGAGCCGTGAGTgccagctgggagaggaggggagctCAGGGGATGCCTTTTGTCGAGGCATCCTGGGCAGCGGCTCCTTCCTGGTGAGATGAACTTGCTGTTAATGGCAAGCTAATGACCCCTGGTGCTGCGAGCAGAGCGAGAGCACCCTGATAACGGTGTCATTTCTGTCCCGCAGGCCTGATGATCACCTCGGCGGCGATTTACCACGTGCTGCACTTCTTCCACATCACCATCGACATCCGAAATGTCTGTGTGTTCCTGGCTCCCCTCTTCTCCTCTTTCACCACCATAGTGACTTATCACCTCACCAAAGAGCTCAAGGTAAGGGGACGATCCCTGGAGGCCTTTGCTTTATGGGGGTTTATGGGCTGCCTTTTGGaaaggcagctgtgctggagcttTGGAGGTGACCACCGAAGTCAAAACCCTGAACTGGTCAGTCAAAACCCAGAACTTCGGGAAATGGAAGATCTGTTTCAAGATTTCCTTtcaatactctttttttttattcctttgagGCATATCCGTGTGTAGTGGCACAGTAATGAAAACCCTAAAAACCAATGCCTTTTCCCAcccttttgctgtgtttccctGCCAGGACGCAGGGGCCGGGCTCCTTGCTGCCGCCATGATTGCAGTTGTGCCTGGGTACATCTCTCGCTCTGTTGCCGGCTCCTACGATAACGAAGGTGAGTTTGCGACGCTCGGAGCAGGGAAACCTTTAACAACTTCAGGTGCCGGAAAACAATGGTAAAACTGCTACAGGGCACGATAGAACTGTCCTTGCACAGCAAGCCCTGTCAGGTCCGTGGCATTTACTAGCCCAACTGCTCAGGTGGTTGTTTGTGCCTCCGCGGTTCAGAAGAGGGGACGTTTCCCGACTCCGGAAGCGAGCACGCCCCGTTCCCTGAGTACCCATGTTTGCAAGTCAAAAAGGGTAAAAAACGTTTTGCCACCTCCGCAAACGCTGCTTGGGATCAGAGCCGCTGCGCAGCTGCCCCGCGGCTTTACCTCCGTTCCAGCGGTGACTTTGGGGCTGGCAAAGGCAGCAATCTCGTCGTCAGTGCCTAGGTCAGAAGAGGATCCAGGTTCCTCTTCTGTAGCTGGGCTGTTGGGGGCCGTGTAAGGAGTCGCTGTGTCCAGAAAGGCTAGCTGGTGTGGCTAGGAGAAGCCAGGTGAGCCGTTATCTGCAGTGAGACCAAACGTCACAGTGTTTTGATCTAGAAATCAGATATGAAACTCTTTTTCCGGGCCAGGCTCTTTGTGTGAGGTGCTGTTCCATCTTCTGATGGGCCAGCAAAAGcatttatgtataaatatatatatttttaatgcacttgAGCACTCTGGTTTGCCCCAGAGATTATATTGACGTTTCAGGGCTCTGACGTGAGCTCGCTTGACCTTTCTGTGTCCTTCCATGCAGGTATCGCCATATTCTGCATGCTGTTAACTTACTACATGTGGATCAAAGCCGTCAAAACTGGCTCCATCTATTGGGCAGCGATGTGTGCTCTTGCCTATTTCTACATGGTAAGTGTTCCTTCTCCCGGTGCCGAGGTGTTTCTGACTCCAGGGAGCGCCCTGGGTGTGGTGACCAAAAATACGTGGCGAGCTGTTCCTGCGTCCTTGTATTTGGGGAGCTGGATCCTCTGTGAAGGGCTTGGCATGGAATGGATGCTTCCTTCACTCGTTTCTGCTTATGGAAACTAGCAGGGTTTTGTGCAAGGATTTATTAATAGCGTTGAAAAACCTGGGCTCCCGCGGCGGCCAGGACTGCTGAGGATGCTCTCGGAGAGAGCAGCTCTCAGCTGGCGTTACCGCCAGGTGGAAATCCTGTGCGGGATCCCAGGAGAATCAAACCTGCCACCTTTGACTTGTGCAACCTGTTCAGTCCTGGAACttgggggtgtttttgtttgttttctctcttggcAGGTCTCCTCGTGGGGTGGCTACGTCTTTCTGATTAACCTCATCCCCTTGCATGTTCTTGTGCTGATGCTGACCGGCCGCTTCTCCCACAGGATCTACGTAGCCTATTGCACAGTCTACTGCTTGGGAACCATCCTCTCGATGCAGATCTCCTTTGTCGGCTTCCAGGTGGGGACCAGAATGATTTGCAGAATCGAGGATGGTCGTTTCGTGGCTTGTGGCAGAACTAGCAGCCAGTTGGCACCTGGTTTCTCCTCTTGCCTTCACTGTTGGTGTTATAAGCGGGCACTGGCTCCTCATCCTAGCTCCCGTTGCGCTGATTCTTCGCAGATGACTTTCAAAGCTCCTAACAACCTTCATGGCATTGGTAGCCTTTAGTGAAAATAGTTCTGGTTTCGGTGAAGGAAACGCCCCTGACAGCGCATGTCTTGGTGTAGCAGGAAGAATGCTGGCTTAGCTCACGTTTTCAAGAGAATCAGCTTAATTTTCCATGTGGATTCCTATCTGGGAATCGAAGCTGATGTAAGAAAGTGACTCATGCCAGCTGTGCCGACCACAGGGAGGGAACGGTTTCCTGTGACTTCGGCAGCGATTTTGCTGAGAagttatttgtaaaaaaaagcCGTTATCGGGTGCAATGCGACTCGTTCTCCCCCGTGTCTCCTCACGCTCTCCCCTGCTTGCAGCCTGTCCTCTCCTCGGAGCACATGGCTGCCCTCGGAGTCTTCGGCTTATGTCAGATCCACGCCTTCGTAGACTACCTTCGGAGCAAGCTGAACCCGCAGCAATTCGAAATCCTCTTCAGGAGCGTCATTTCCCTGGTCGGCTTCGTCCTCCTCACCATCGGCGCCGTGCTGATGCTGACAGGTAGCGCGAGACGGTGGCGACGTTGTGCGTTTCACCGCCGGCTTCGCCTCCTTTCATTTCTTCGAAGAGCACATCACTTCTCAGTCTGAAATTGCCAACGCTGCCGTTTCAGTCCTTGCGAGCTCCCCTTGAAGGGGGATGCTGGGACCTGCCCTAATTTTGTGCCTCAGcgggaaaatatttcaaaagccGCTGTAAGATCTGGGCGCAGGGAGAAACCTGCCGTGACTCAGCGCGCGCTGGGGACGCTGAGCTGACGCTTCAGAAACAATGTCGATCGGAAGTAGCAAAGAGATGCTAAAGATATAGGTCAGGGCGGGGGAAAGAAGTCTCTTTAGTGTAAAACGGTGCTTTATTTCCCTTCTAAAATGGTAGCTTTGAGTAATAGAGATGTTAAATGAGGTCCAGGATTGCTCATTCAGCCTCACACGTGCTTCTGGTATGAGAGGACGTATCGGTACGGCTGGTTACTCCCTGCTGGAACTGAACgtgattgatttttttcccccctcctcttttGTAGGGAAAATCTCCCCATGGACAGGGCGTTTCTACTCCCTGCTGGATCCTTCCTATGCAAAGAACAACATCCCCATCATCGCCTCCGTCTCCGAGCACCAGCCCACCACTTGGTCCTCCTACTACTTTGACCTGCAGCTTCTTGTTTTCATGTTCCCAGGTGAGCCCAGCGCAGGTGTCGTCAGATCCCGCTTTATTAAACCACCAGGCACGATGAGGGTTTTATTCCACCGGGCACGACCGCAGCCTCCCCTCCTCACGGCGCTGGGTCTGCCACGGAGCGCTACATGCCTCAGCCGGCTGTTTTTTACATCGGGTGACGGATCGCTGAGGTGAACCTGACCcgtttctctttcctcttcgCAGTCGGACTGTATTACTGCTTCAGCAACCTCTCAGACGCCCGCATCTTTATCATCATGTACGGTGTGACCAGCATGTACTTCTCTGCTGTGATGGTgagggctgctgcctgctgggcgCAAGCGGGATGACGAAATGGCCTTAACGAAGCTggtgtaatttatttttctgaacttgATGGTTCTTCCGCCTCGAACCAGTTGAAGTGTTTGTGaagcttttctcctttccttaaaACTGGTTTATTTGCCCCTCTGTGCAGTGAGGGAACATGGCGTTGCCAAACTTGCTGGTTTTGGTGTTCCTTGCTTCCTTACGGCCACCACTGTCCGCCCTTGGGTCTCTGATCCTGCTCTC
This sequence is a window from Phalacrocorax aristotelis chromosome 22, bGulAri2.1, whole genome shotgun sequence. Protein-coding genes within it:
- the STT3A gene encoding dolichyl-diphosphooligosaccharide--protein glycosyltransferase subunit STT3A; amino-acid sequence: MTKLGFLRLSYEKQDTLLKLLILSMAAVLSFSTRLFSVLRFESVIHEFDPYFNYRTTRFLAEEGFYKFHNWFDDRAWYPLGRIIGGTIYPGLMITSAAIYHVLHFFHITIDIRNVCVFLAPLFSSFTTIVTYHLTKELKDAGAGLLAAAMIAVVPGYISRSVAGSYDNEGIAIFCMLLTYYMWIKAVKTGSIYWAAMCALAYFYMVSSWGGYVFLINLIPLHVLVLMLTGRFSHRIYVAYCTVYCLGTILSMQISFVGFQPVLSSEHMAALGVFGLCQIHAFVDYLRSKLNPQQFEILFRSVISLVGFVLLTIGAVLMLTGKISPWTGRFYSLLDPSYAKNNIPIIASVSEHQPTTWSSYYFDLQLLVFMFPVGLYYCFSNLSDARIFIIMYGVTSMYFSAVMVRLMLVLAPVMCILSGIGVSQVLSTYMKNLDISRPDKKSKKQQDSTYPIKNEVASGMILVMAFFLITYTFHSTWVTSEAYSSPSIVLSARGGDGSRIIFDDFREAYYWLRHNTPEDAKVMSWWDYGYQITAMANRTILVDNNTWNNTHISRVGQAMASTEEKAYEIMRELDVSYVLVIFGGLTGYSSDDINKFLWMVRIGGSTDTGRHIKEHDYYTPTGEFRVDREGSPVLLNCLMYKMCYYRFGQVYTEAKRPPGYDRVRNAEIGNKDFELDVLEEAYTTEHWLVRIYKVKDLDNRGLSRT